Proteins co-encoded in one Rattus rattus isolate New Zealand chromosome 5, Rrattus_CSIRO_v1, whole genome shotgun sequence genomic window:
- the Lcmt2 gene encoding tRNA wybutosine-synthesizing protein 4, whose protein sequence is MGPRSRQRRTGTVQSTNDSSSLSKRSLAAQGYVSDAFAALLVPGIVRRTPLIHRGYYVRARAVRHCVRAFLDLTGAIPSPTRAQILSLGSGSDSLYFRLKAAGLLTRTAVWEVDFPDVSQLKAKRIEETPELCAQTGPFKIGDSASTLCFESSDYRILGADLRELQRLGEALDSAGLDATSPTLILAEAVLTYLEPSRAAALIAWAAQRFPDALFVIYEQMKPVDAFGQIMLQHFRRLNSPLHGLELFPDVEAQRQRFLQAGWTACSALDLNEFYRRLIPADERQRVETLEPFDEFEEWHLKCSHYFILAASKGDILSETPMFLPSEASFQIDPALPSGFLSASVVTSDHQHSSLQRYGHSSVLLSPGIIFSAGGFGEQEGRHCRVSRFHLLSRSCDSEWKGCQISTLETEGQWDGRLYHTMTRLSDTQVLVLGGRLSPVNPASGALQLDIYKSEDNCPEGQNVVVTKAALEEGSMLSCWRHSTTEVYYQNQRYLFVYGGRSVTEPVLSDCRFLHVETMAWVRIPVQGSSPEGRHSHSACSWQGGALIAGGLGASEEPLSSVLFLRPVSSGFLWESIDIQPSITPRYSHTAHVFNGKLLLVGGVWIHSSSVPGVTVISLTTGLSSEYQIDIASVPWPLMLHNHSSALLPEEQQLLLIGGGGNCFSFGTYFNPHTVALDLSSLGLGQ, encoded by the coding sequence ATGGGCCCGCGAAGCCGCCAGCGCCGGACGGGAACGGTTCAGAGCACCAATGACAGCAGCTCCCTCAGCAAGCGATCGCTAGCCGCACAAGGGTACGTGAGCGATGCCTTCGCGGCGCTGCTGGTCCCAGGGATCGTGCGGCGCACGCCGCTTATCCACCGCGGCTAttacgtgcgcgcgcgcgccgtGCGTCACTGCGTGCGCGCCTTCCTCGATCTCACTGGCGCGATCCCGTCCCCGACCAGAGCACAGATCCTGTCACTGGGCTCAGGTTCCGACTCGCTTTATTTTCGTCTGAAAGCTGCGGGCCTGCTGACCCGAACTGCTGTCTGGGAGGTGGACTTTCCGGACGTGTCTCAGCTCAAGGCGAAGAGGATCGAGGAGACCCCGGAGCTGTGCGCGCAGACCGGTCCTTTCAAGATCGGGGACTCAGCGTCAACTCTGTGCTTTGAGAGCTCGGACTACCGCATCCTGGGCGCTGACTTGAGGGAGCTCCAGCGATTGGGCGAGGCCCTGGACAGTGCTGGCCTGGACGCCACCTCCCCAACGCTGATCCTGGCCGAGGCGGTGCTGACCTACCTGGAGCCTTCCAGAGCTGCAGCCCTCATCGCCTGGGCTGCCCAGCGTTTCCCCGACGCCCTTTTCGTGATCTATGAGCAGATGAAGCCGGTTGATGCCTTCGGGCAAATCATGCTGCAGCACTTTCGGCGGTTGAACTCACCCCTGCATGGACTGGAACTCTTTCCCGACGTGGAGGCCCAGCGCCAGCGCTTCCTACAAGCTGGCTGGACTGCTTGCAGCGCCCTGGACCTGAACGAGTTCTATCGCCGCCTTATCCCTGCAGATGAGCGCCAGCGAGTTGAGACACTTGAGCCCTTTGATGAATTTGAGGAATGGCATCTGAAGTGTTCCCACTATTTCATCCTGGCAGCATCTAAGGGAGATATTCTGTCAGAAACTCCAATGTTTCTGCCCTCGGAAGCGTCTTTTCAGATAGATCCTGCTTTGCCTTCAGGGTTTCTTTCTGCCAGTGTAGTCACTAGCGACCACCAGCACTCAAGTCTGCAGAGATATGGCCACTCCTCTGTTCTCTTGAGCCCTGGCATTATTTTCAGTGCAGGAGGCTTTGGAGAACAAGAGGGCCGACACTGCCGGGTGAGCAGGTTTCACTTGCTCTCGAGATCCTGTGACTCTGAATGGAAAGGCTGCCAAATAAGTACTTTGGAGACTGAAGGCCAGTGGGATGGACGCCTTTATCACACCATGACAAGGCTTTCAGATACTCAGGTTCTGGTTCTTGGAGGGAGACTATCCCCAGTAAATCCAGCCTCTGGGGCTCTCCAGCTTGATATATACAAAAGTGAGGATAATTGTCCCGAGGGCCAAAATGTAGTGGTAACAAAGGCTGCCTTGGAAGAAGGGTCCATGTTGTCATGTTGGAGGCATTCAACAACCGAAGTATACTATCAGAATCAaagatatttatttgtgtatggtgGTCGAAGTGTGACGGAACCTGTACTAAGTGACTGTCGTTTTCTACATGTAGAGACAATGGCTTGGGTCAGAATCCCAGTACAAGGCTCATCACCCGAAGGTCGGCATTCCCACAGCGCCTGTAGTTGGCAAGGGGGAGCACTTATCGCTGGAGGTCTTGGGGCTTCTGAGGAACCGTTGAGTTCTGTACTCTTTCTCAGACCAGTATCCTCTGGATTCCTCTGGGAATCAATAGATATCCAGCCCTCCATTACCCCAAGGTACTCTCACACTGCTCATGTATTTAATGGAAAGCTGCTTCTGGTTGGAGGGGTCTGGATTCATTCCTCCTCAGTTCCTGGAGTGACTGTTATCAGTTTGACTACAGGGTTGAGCTCCGAGTATCAGATTGACATCGCGTCTGTGCCATGGCCATTAATGTTGCACAACCACAGCAGTGCCCTCCTTCCTGAAGAGCAGCAGCTCCTGCTTATTGGAGGCGGAGGGAACTGCTTTTCCTTTGGTACTTACTTCAACCCCCACACAGTGGCATTAGATCTTTCCTCCTTAGGTTTAGGGCAATAA